DNA sequence from the Nitrospira sp. genome:
GGCGACAGCGATGGCGACGGCATCCCGAACTGCGATGACCCCTGCCCGTACGATCCCACACCGACCGGGGACAGCGATGGCGATGGAGTCGGTGACGCGTGCGACAACTGCCCGAATGTCCCGAATACCAACCAGCACGATGCCGACGGTGACGGCGTGGGAGACGTGTGCGACAACTGCCCGTTCGTTGCGAATCCGGACCAGACCGACAGCAACGGGGACGGCATCGGCGACGCCTGCCAGGGAGTGAGCTACGACTGCAGCATCTCACGGGTTGAGCATCCGATCTACGGCCTCGGCAGGGAGGGAGTCGCACGGCTCAACAACGTGGATCTGGACAGCATTCCGACCGGCAATCTCTATACCAGACGACTCGATGAACGGCTCTATGAGCTGAACGATCATCTGGGAAACGCGCGTGCGATCATCAGTGACCGGAAGCTGAGCGACGTGTCGGGAGGCTCACCGTATCACTTCCGCGCGGAGATCTCGAGCTACAACAACCTCTATCCGTTCGGGATGGAGCAGCCGATGCGCTCGACGAACAGTGATCTGTACCGGTACGGGTACAACGGGATGGAGAAGGACTCGACTGCAAGCCAGGACCACTACAGCACATACTTCCGTCCATACGATGCGCGGCTCGGGCGGTGGTGGGGAATCGATCCGGTGACGCATCCCGGAGAGAGTCCGTATGTGGCGATGGGGGATAACCCGGTGAATGCCGTTGATCCGAGTGGGGCGGATGTAGATTCAACGCAGCAGAAGCTCGATGAGCCTGCGACGCAAGGTGGGCCAACTACGGCTTCACCTGGAAGTACCGACTCGAAGAATGTTATCCGTAACCCAGCGTATGGCACGATCAGACGTGAGGGCGAAGACTATTACTCGTCGGTGATATCGAGCAATGGCAACCTGTACGACTTCGTATGGGATCCGCAGATGGTGCATCATGAGATTGAAACACCGGTGATCGGGCATGGATGGAGGCTGGTTACGGTTGTATTTCCCGGGGCACAGGTCAACAGTACGCGTGCTGAGGCAGGGTTCTGGGAAGGGTGGGGGTATAGACTTCAAGGCATGAGCGAAGGTGGGCGATTAGCGTTGTTGAACACCGCGAATTCAATGGCCTACGCCTACGATCATCCTATTCCGGCGGTATCGGAGGCGTTCGTGAGTGTTGGCAAAGGTTTC
Encoded proteins:
- a CDS encoding thrombospondin type 3 repeat-containing protein, encoding GDSDGDGIPNCDDPCPYDPTPTGDSDGDGVGDACDNCPNVPNTNQHDADGDGVGDVCDNCPFVANPDQTDSNGDGIGDACQGVSYDCSISRVEHPIYGLGREGVARLNNVDLDSIPTGNLYTRRLDERLYELNDHLGNARAIISDRKLSDVSGGSPYHFRAEISSYNNLYPFGMEQPMRSTNSDLYRYGYNGMEKDSTASQDHYSTYFRPYDARLGRWWGIDPVTHPGESPYVAMGDNPVNAVDPSGADVDSTQQKLDEPATQGGPTTASPGSTDSKNVIRNPAYGTIRREGEDYYSSVISSNGNLYDFVWDPQMVHHEIETPVIGHGWRLVTVVFPGAQVNSTRAEAGFWEGWGYRLQGMSEGGRLALLNTANSMAYAYDHPIPAVSEAFVSVGKGFLETEQRALLPLASVPSDFAAIKSFSTLPPLEQGKVIGYGVTKAVQSAVVQYIAGGALELSGLSLPEVVDGVGAGAGAEIATEPAASPLPGATADLANYLAKEQSNMQRGPVLTGVRDIGTGEMFFKQNAGGVPSEMHPMMQERLESYRAGVANGDVEVEPQWDEPGKHSDVHALNEALLRRQALGLPTTDLSVFEMYNVSLWSNRVGTVVPRCGNCRVLTDGVTILSGR